One stretch of Roseimicrobium sp. ORNL1 DNA includes these proteins:
- a CDS encoding endo-1,4-beta-xylanase has protein sequence MAAQLFPSPSTVSHLVCTLTLATSFFVSPMIQAIEHPTGGTTLQDGSTLEAWVGKEVGTAEPLEGGGKRLVVSQPVPAKSYSALLTTPCGASLQKEEPLLVVVKARSAGATPEMGAMVVKLQMKAAPYQALADTTEIPVPPTWTDLPVTLVPRGDIPPGDIVVQLLCGHKKQTLEVQSVRVVKYPTGTVTAGFPRIKRTYIGREADAPWRKAALERIEKHRKAELSLALTNSEGAALSNTEVHLKLRRHAFGFGSAVTAKHLCGTSADDARYREIVDRLFSIVVFENDLKDGNWEPFFDDGRKEKRNADLEQSFAWLGERHIRVRGHYLMQVATPFNFDGVKDNQAIHDRVLASVRERLTFVKDRVCEWDVINHPIAWSGADMLNKRPGLEKLDEEIFQLARTQTQLPFFVNEDQVFRPGPQHDDTFTYIQRLQAEGLAVQGLGNQAHFDESYLPSPTHLLEVTDHFQKLVKQQSITEYDIVTTNDDELAADYTRDVLIATFSHPAYTSFLLWGFWEGSHWKPEAASWNLDWTLKKRGEVLEEWIGKRWQTKVTLKTDAEGRLHWRGFPGWYEVTVKGSKTKDVEASAEGTSVKVRMEASPR, from the coding sequence ATGGCCGCACAATTGTTTCCCTCTCCCTCCACGGTCTCACATCTGGTCTGCACGCTCACCCTGGCGACCAGCTTCTTTGTCAGTCCGATGATTCAGGCCATTGAGCATCCTACCGGCGGAACCACCTTGCAGGATGGCTCGACGCTGGAGGCGTGGGTGGGAAAGGAAGTGGGCACCGCCGAGCCCTTGGAAGGCGGAGGAAAGCGGCTCGTAGTGAGCCAGCCCGTGCCGGCGAAATCATACTCGGCACTTCTCACCACACCGTGCGGCGCGAGCCTGCAAAAAGAAGAGCCCCTCCTCGTGGTGGTAAAGGCACGCTCCGCAGGTGCAACGCCGGAGATGGGGGCGATGGTGGTAAAGCTGCAGATGAAAGCAGCCCCTTACCAAGCACTGGCGGACACGACGGAGATTCCCGTGCCGCCCACCTGGACAGACCTGCCCGTGACGCTCGTGCCCCGGGGTGATATCCCACCCGGAGACATCGTGGTGCAACTGCTGTGCGGCCACAAAAAGCAGACACTGGAGGTACAGTCCGTGCGGGTGGTCAAGTACCCCACCGGGACTGTCACCGCTGGATTCCCCCGCATCAAACGCACCTACATTGGACGCGAGGCAGATGCCCCTTGGAGGAAAGCCGCCTTGGAGCGCATCGAGAAGCACCGGAAGGCAGAACTTTCCCTGGCACTCACAAACTCCGAGGGCGCGGCTTTGTCCAACACGGAAGTCCATCTCAAGCTGCGCCGCCATGCGTTTGGCTTCGGCTCCGCCGTGACGGCGAAGCATCTCTGCGGAACCAGCGCGGATGATGCGCGCTACCGGGAGATTGTGGATCGGCTCTTCAGCATTGTGGTGTTTGAGAATGATCTGAAGGATGGAAATTGGGAGCCCTTCTTCGACGATGGACGGAAGGAGAAGCGCAATGCCGACCTGGAGCAGAGCTTTGCCTGGCTCGGCGAACGGCACATCCGCGTGCGCGGACACTACCTCATGCAGGTGGCTACGCCCTTCAACTTCGATGGAGTGAAGGACAACCAGGCCATTCATGACCGTGTGCTGGCCAGTGTGCGCGAGCGTTTGACGTTTGTGAAAGATCGCGTGTGCGAGTGGGATGTGATCAATCATCCCATCGCGTGGAGCGGTGCGGACATGCTGAACAAGCGACCGGGACTGGAGAAGCTTGATGAAGAAATCTTCCAGCTGGCGCGCACCCAGACGCAACTGCCCTTCTTTGTGAACGAGGACCAGGTGTTCCGCCCGGGACCGCAGCATGATGACACCTTCACCTACATCCAGCGCCTGCAGGCGGAGGGTCTCGCAGTACAGGGGCTCGGTAATCAAGCCCACTTCGATGAGAGCTATCTCCCCTCTCCCACGCATCTCCTGGAAGTTACCGATCACTTCCAGAAGCTCGTGAAGCAGCAGTCCATCACTGAATATGACATCGTCACGACGAATGATGACGAGCTGGCGGCGGACTACACGCGGGATGTGTTGATCGCGACCTTCAGTCATCCTGCGTACACCAGCTTCCTCCTGTGGGGATTCTGGGAGGGCTCCCACTGGAAACCTGAGGCGGCCTCATGGAATCTTGACTGGACCCTCAAGAAGCGCGGTGAAGTGCTGGAGGAATGGATTGGAAAAAGGTGGCAAACCAAAGTCACCCTGAAGACGGATGCGGAAGGCAGGCTGCACTGGCGTGGCTTCCCCGGCTGGTATGAAGTGACCGTGAAAGGCTCAAAGACAAAGGACGTCGAAGCCTCTGCTGAGGGTACGTCGGTCAAGGTGAGGATGGAAGCCTCTCCACGCTAG
- the lysA gene encoding diaminopimelate decarboxylase, with protein MTLNPELLRKLAQTAGTPFWLYDAATLRQRIADIKFITDSPGVQARFAMKACPATKILQEMQKAGIWIDAVSGNEVLRALAAGYQGGQEPAQVALTCDVFRDNALDVVLKHGVLPNIGSPGQIQDLVKAGYKGGISVRVNPGFGHGHVNACDTGGPSSKHGIWFEDFAEINKAAQAAGFPIHMLHAHIGSGPQFDELVDNLTQLAEEFASFLPQLPDLRSVSLGGGIPHNYRDQHAKVPLERLKKLFADCRERLVAAEGRPIGLEIEPGRYYVAPTCILVAQVTDVKRTRDNAKGAGATFAMVDAGFVDLVRPAMYGSYHRITVLPHDGAERPEVPIVVAGPLCESGDVFTRDDQELLQPRDLPQPEAGDLLVLHDAGAYGYAMSSNYNSIGRAPQLWLEEDGSVQMISRREKLEDLLKAECSEKVAV; from the coding sequence ATGACACTGAATCCTGAGCTCCTTCGCAAGCTTGCCCAGACGGCAGGCACGCCCTTCTGGCTGTATGACGCCGCGACCCTGCGCCAGCGCATCGCCGACATCAAATTCATCACCGACAGCCCCGGTGTGCAGGCGCGCTTTGCCATGAAGGCATGCCCGGCCACGAAGATCCTGCAGGAGATGCAGAAGGCGGGCATCTGGATCGATGCGGTGTCCGGCAATGAAGTGCTGCGCGCTTTGGCGGCCGGATACCAAGGTGGGCAGGAGCCTGCTCAGGTGGCGCTTACCTGCGACGTCTTCCGCGACAACGCGCTCGACGTGGTGCTGAAGCACGGTGTGTTGCCGAACATCGGCAGCCCCGGGCAGATTCAAGACCTCGTGAAGGCGGGCTACAAGGGTGGCATCTCCGTGCGCGTGAACCCGGGCTTCGGCCATGGCCACGTGAACGCATGCGACACCGGCGGTCCCAGCTCGAAGCACGGCATCTGGTTCGAAGACTTCGCGGAAATCAACAAGGCGGCACAGGCGGCGGGATTCCCTATCCACATGCTGCACGCGCACATCGGCAGCGGTCCGCAGTTTGATGAGCTGGTGGATAACCTCACGCAGCTTGCGGAGGAGTTTGCTTCATTCCTGCCGCAGCTTCCAGACCTCCGCTCGGTGAGCCTCGGCGGTGGCATCCCGCACAACTATCGCGACCAGCACGCGAAGGTGCCGCTGGAGCGCTTGAAGAAGCTCTTTGCCGATTGCCGTGAGCGTCTCGTCGCAGCCGAAGGACGCCCCATCGGATTGGAGATTGAGCCGGGCCGCTATTACGTGGCGCCGACCTGCATCCTCGTGGCTCAGGTCACGGATGTGAAGCGCACACGCGACAATGCCAAGGGCGCCGGCGCGACGTTTGCGATGGTGGATGCCGGTTTCGTGGACCTCGTGCGTCCCGCGATGTACGGCTCCTACCACCGCATCACCGTGCTGCCGCATGATGGCGCCGAGCGTCCGGAAGTGCCCATCGTGGTGGCTGGTCCTCTTTGCGAAAGCGGCGACGTCTTCACGCGAGACGACCAGGAACTCCTGCAGCCCCGCGACCTTCCGCAGCCTGAAGCAGGCGACTTGCTCGTGCTTCACGATGCCGGTGCCTATGGCTACGCGATGAGCAGCAACTACAACTCCATCGGCCGCGCGCCTCAGCTCTGGCTGGAAGAGGACGGGTCGGTGCAGATGATTTCGCGCCGTGAAAAGCTGGAAGACCTGCTGAAGGCGGAGTGCTCGGAGAAGGTGGCGGTCTAA
- a CDS encoding DUF2726 domain-containing protein — MGLASSGGTTAEYRSKVHLLSKAERSFFGVLQNELNGQFVVFSKVRMADIVKPVSVDGPSWWTAFNQLSSKHIDFVVCEPSSLALVCCIELDDASHDRDERRARDGFVDNCLAAAGIPLLRFAASKGCNPNEVRDKFWLTVGRPQVS; from the coding sequence ATGGGATTAGCTTCCTCTGGGGGAACGACCGCGGAGTATCGTTCCAAGGTGCATCTGTTGTCGAAGGCGGAACGCTCATTCTTCGGCGTGCTGCAGAATGAATTGAATGGGCAGTTCGTCGTATTCTCGAAGGTGCGGATGGCAGACATCGTGAAGCCGGTCTCCGTGGACGGACCTTCCTGGTGGACGGCCTTCAACCAGCTTTCCTCCAAGCACATTGACTTCGTCGTGTGTGAGCCCTCCAGCCTCGCGCTGGTCTGCTGCATCGAGCTGGACGACGCCTCCCACGATCGGGATGAACGGCGGGCGCGTGATGGATTTGTTGATAACTGCCTGGCTGCTGCCGGCATTCCCCTGCTCCGCTTTGCGGCCTCCAAAGGCTGCAACCCTAATGAGGTGCGCGACAAGTTCTGGCTGACTGTTGGCCGCCCTCAAGTGTCTTGA